The genomic DNA GAATTTTGTGGTTAGAGATTTGGGTGGATCCCGTATACATCTAGACACATTATCTAAGCAATTAAAGCATATTGAAATCACAAACCAGAGTTTATTAGCAGATTCTATTGAAGAAGTGATTGCTAAATTTCAGCATGCTGTTGTACAAAATCAATTTGCTGAATTAATTTATCACTTTTCAAAAAAAGAAAATATAAGTGAACTGGAATTATTTGAAATTGTACAAGGAGAAATAGAACGAGCAATTGATGATACCAAACCGCATGCTAATGCACTAAAGCGCGTACTATTTGGTCCTAAGATTACGGTTAAAGCATTATTGCGAATGCGAATGGAGAATAAAGTGAAAAAATATTTAAATGTAGAACTTGATAATCCGATATACAAAGAGGTGAAATAAGTGGCGCATGTTAATATTAATTTATCAAAAATTGCTTATAACGCAGAAGCACTAGGAAATTTGTTAGACGAGCATGATATCCATTTCACGCCTGTCATTAAGTGTATCGCGGGAGACACGCAAATCATACAAACATTGATAGATGCAGGATTCAATCATTTTGCTGAATCAAGATTAGATAATATTAATGTAGAATTTAATGATAAGTGTAGCTATCTTTTATTAAGACCTACTGCAAAAGCACAATATGAACAACTTATTAAAACAGTAAAAATGAGTATTCAGACAGAAATTCAGACCATAAGAATATTGAACGAGGTTGCCAAGTCGCTTAACCATAAACATCAAATCATGTTGATGATAGATTGGAAAGACGGTCGTGAGGGCGTATTAACTTATGACATTCTTAAATATATTAGAGAAATTATAACGATGACCCACATTCAATTAGTTGGTATTTCATTTAACTTTATGTGCTTTAAATCTTTAGCACCTACAGAAGATGATATTTATGCTATGAATCAATTTGTAAGTGCAATTGAACATGAATTAGGATTTCGATTAAAGATAATCTCAGGCGGAAACTCAAGTATGCTTCCTCAATTAATGTATAACGATTTAGGACGTATCAATGAACTAAGAATTGGTGAAGCGTTATTTAGAGGTGTAGATACAACAAGTTATCAAGCGATTCCCAGACTATTTCAAGATGCGATTACATTAGAAGCGGAAATTATTGAAATAAAACCACGACTAGCTAAGGAAAATCACCAATGCTATCTTCAAGCGATTTTAGATATTGGCTATCTTGATACAGTAATAGATAAAATTACACCGTTAAATCATCATGTTACTATTTTAGGGGCGACAAGTGATCACTTAATGATTGATTTAGGCAACCAAGATTTTTATCAAGTTGGAGATAAAATTCAATTTAGTATGGAATATGAGGCGTTATCGCATGTAATGTATCAAAAACGTATGATTAAGGAATATATCAAAGATGATCACATCCAGTCTTTGACACAACAACTAGGGACATGTAATTTAGTACCACACCAAACGTACTAATGTGGATACTACGCATATATAATTTTTAAATACATTTTAAAGCTATTAATTTAGAATTGATTTCTGATTAATAGCTTTTTATTTAGTTCTAATTACATTTTATCTCATATTCGATTTAAAACATCTTGGATTAATATAAAAAAATTAAAAAATATACCAAATGATATTGACATTGATAATCGTTATCAATAAACTAGACATTGTAAACCTATACATAATAAGGAGTGGAAGTCATGAAGGGCTTTAAGATTGCAGGAATTTTTGCGTTATTATTTTCATTAGTTCTAGTAACTGCTTGTGGTAATGTAAGTAATAATGGTTCAAAAGATTTCAGATAGCAAATCGTCATCGAAAGACACGATTGAAATCAAACATGAATTAGGAACTACTAAAGTGCCTAAAGATGCAAAACGTGTAGTTGCATTGGAATTCTCATTCGTAGATGCATTAGCTGCATTAAATGTAAAACCAGTAGGGGTAGCTGATGATAATAAACCAGATCGTATCATCAAACCGCTTAAAGATAAAATTGGCAACTATAAATCAGTGGGTGCAAGAAAACAACCTAACTTAGAAGAAATTAGTAAATTAAAACCTGATTTAATTATTGCCGATAGTAATAGACATAAAGGTATTTACAAAGAGTTAAGTAAAATCGCTCCAACAATTGAGCTAAAAAGTTTCGATGGAAATTACAATGATAATATTGAAGCATTCAAAACAGTCGCTAAAGCTTTAAATAAAGAAGATGCAGGTAAAAAACGCTTAGACGAACATAAGAAAAAATTAGCTAAATATAAAGATGAAATTCAATTTGATAAAAATGAAAAAGTATTACCAGCCGTTGCGTCTAAATCAGGATTACTTGCTCACCCAAGTGAATCATATGTAGGACAGTTCTTAACACAACTAGGATTTAAAGAAGCTTTAACTAAAGATGTAACGAAAGGCCTAAGTAAATATTTACAAGGACCTTACTTGCAATTAAATGCTGAGACTTTAAAAGATGTTAATCCTCAACGTATGTTTATTATGACTGATGGTGCAAGTCCAAAAGAATCATCTTATCAAGAAATGAAAAAAGATCCGGTTTGGGATACATTAGATGCTGTTAAACATCATCGTGTGAGCATCGTAAACCGTGATACTTGGGCACGTGCACGTGGTTTAATATCTTCAGAGGAAATGTCGAAAGAGCTAGTTAAAATTTCTAAACAAGATAAAGAAAAGTAAGGTGGCTAGATGATGACTATGAGAACAACTGATAGTCAATCTGCTATTGAAAAAGCAACAAAGAGACGCACTACACTCACGTTTATCGTGAGTGTGTGCTTTCTTTTTATTTTTGCTTACTTTAATTTAGCGATTGGTTCTTCAGAAATTCATGCAAAAGATATTTATGACTATTTTTTTACTTCAGTTGATGATAAGCAAACGTTTCTTATTCATAATGTAAGAATGCCTAGAATGATAGGTGGATTAATCATTGGTGGCGCACTAGCATTAGCTGGTTTATTAATGCAAGCAATTACACGTAATCCATTAGCTTCTCCTCAAATTTTTGGGGTTAATTCTGGTGCATCATTTGTCATTGTGTTGGTAACAATTTTAATTCCTTCATTAGGAAACTATGCCACTTATTTAGCATTTCTAGGGTCATTTATTGGAGGATTAACCGTTTATATGTTATCCGGTTCAACGAAGAAGATTACACCAATAAAGTTAGCATTAGCTGGTATGGCGATTCACTTGTTTTTCAGTAGTTTAACGCAAGGTATAATCATATTAAATGAAGATTCAAATACGACTGTCATGTTCTGGCTTGTTGGTTCATTAAATGGATTAAAATGGACAGCAGTATTATCTATAATGCCTTGGTTATTAATCGCATTATTCATCACTATGCTAATGGGACGTCAATTAACAATTATGGAATTAGGAGATGACATAGCTAAAGGATTAGGTCAAAAAACTCAATTTATTCGAATCATTATCGGTCTACTCGTCATCGTATTGGCAGGGGCCTCTGTTTCTATTGCAGGTCCGATTGGGTTCATAGGTTTAATTGTGCCTCATATCGTTAAGCGCTATGTTAGTAAAGATTATTTTATAATGGTGCCTTTAACGTTTTTAGTCGGTGCTGACTTATTATTATTATCAGATATGTTAAGTCGATTAATTACATTCCCATACGAGTCACCAGTTGGTATCGTTACATCATTCGTTGGGGCCATT from Staphylococcus taiwanensis includes the following:
- a CDS encoding alanine/ornithine racemase family PLP-dependent enzyme, which encodes MAHVNINLSKIAYNAEALGNLLDEHDIHFTPVIKCIAGDTQIIQTLIDAGFNHFAESRLDNINVEFNDKCSYLLLRPTAKAQYEQLIKTVKMSIQTEIQTIRILNEVAKSLNHKHQIMLMIDWKDGREGVLTYDILKYIREIITMTHIQLVGISFNFMCFKSLAPTEDDIYAMNQFVSAIEHELGFRLKIISGGNSSMLPQLMYNDLGRINELRIGEALFRGVDTTSYQAIPRLFQDAITLEAEIIEIKPRLAKENHQCYLQAILDIGYLDTVIDKITPLNHHVTILGATSDHLMIDLGNQDFYQVGDKIQFSMEYEALSHVMYQKRMIKEYIKDDHIQSLTQQLGTCNLVPHQTY
- a CDS encoding iron ABC transporter permease, with product MTMRTTDSQSAIEKATKRRTTLTFIVSVCFLFIFAYFNLAIGSSEIHAKDIYDYFFTSVDDKQTFLIHNVRMPRMIGGLIIGGALALAGLLMQAITRNPLASPQIFGVNSGASFVIVLVTILIPSLGNYATYLAFLGSFIGGLTVYMLSGSTKKITPIKLALAGMAIHLFFSSLTQGIIILNEDSNTTVMFWLVGSLNGLKWTAVLSIMPWLLIALFITMLMGRQLTIMELGDDIAKGLGQKTQFIRIIIGLLVIVLAGASVSIAGPIGFIGLIVPHIVKRYVSKDYFIMVPLTFLVGADLLLLSDMLSRLITFPYESPVGIVTSFVGAIYFLLITLKGVKRI